A genomic region of Streptomyces rimosus contains the following coding sequences:
- a CDS encoding amino acid permease has translation MHDAPTAAGTPPLSDGGGGREPLSAGLKQRHLTMLGLGGVIGAGLFVGSGAGIAVAGPGIVLSYLIAGALAMLIMRMLGEMSSAMPASGAFSVHAERALGRWAGFSVGWLYWFLLVVVLAVEATGAAQIANGWVPAVPQWGWVLIFMLVFTAANLTAVKSFGEFEFWFATLKVAAIVLFLVLSLLAIFGVLPDTDPVGLSNLTGQGGFLPNGWQGVVSGVLAVAFAFGGLEVVTIAAAESDDPARNVARAVRSAVWRILFFYVGSMLVVVTLLPWSSMQPGKSPYVAVLDSIGVPGAGQIMNVVVFVALLSALNANLYGSSRMVFSLAERGEAPRSLLKVTAGGVPRRAVLSSVAFGFVSVLLNLLWPDTVFLYMLNSVGAVLLFVWGLIAVSQLRLRRQLERTAPEKLTLRMWAFPYLTWTALAAMAAVLVLMLTDDGARPQLLWSAAATGAVLVVAGVRELRARRSGG, from the coding sequence ATGCACGACGCACCCACCGCCGCAGGAACGCCGCCGCTCAGCGATGGCGGCGGGGGGCGCGAGCCGCTGTCCGCCGGGCTCAAACAGCGCCATCTGACCATGCTCGGGCTGGGCGGGGTGATCGGCGCGGGCCTGTTCGTGGGCTCCGGCGCCGGGATCGCGGTGGCCGGGCCCGGCATCGTGCTGTCGTATCTGATCGCGGGCGCGCTGGCCATGCTGATCATGCGGATGCTGGGCGAGATGTCCTCGGCGATGCCCGCTTCGGGCGCCTTCTCGGTGCACGCGGAGCGCGCGCTCGGCCGCTGGGCGGGCTTCAGCGTGGGGTGGCTGTACTGGTTCCTGCTGGTGGTGGTGCTGGCGGTGGAGGCCACCGGCGCGGCGCAGATCGCCAACGGGTGGGTGCCGGCGGTCCCCCAGTGGGGCTGGGTGCTGATCTTCATGCTGGTGTTCACGGCGGCCAACCTCACCGCGGTCAAGAGCTTCGGCGAGTTCGAGTTCTGGTTCGCGACGCTGAAGGTCGCCGCGATCGTGCTGTTCCTGGTGCTCAGCCTGCTCGCGATCTTCGGCGTGCTGCCGGACACCGACCCGGTCGGGCTGAGCAACCTCACCGGGCAGGGCGGCTTCCTGCCCAACGGCTGGCAGGGCGTGGTCTCCGGCGTCCTCGCCGTGGCCTTCGCCTTCGGCGGCCTGGAGGTCGTCACCATCGCCGCGGCCGAGTCCGACGACCCGGCGCGCAACGTGGCGCGCGCGGTGCGCAGCGCGGTGTGGCGCATCCTCTTCTTCTACGTGGGCTCGATGCTGGTCGTGGTGACCCTGCTGCCCTGGTCGTCGATGCAGCCGGGCAAGAGCCCGTACGTGGCGGTGCTGGACAGCATCGGCGTGCCGGGCGCGGGCCAGATCATGAACGTCGTCGTCTTCGTGGCGCTGCTGTCGGCGCTCAACGCCAACCTCTACGGCTCGTCGCGGATGGTCTTCTCGCTGGCCGAGCGGGGCGAGGCGCCGCGTTCGCTGCTGAAGGTGACGGCGGGCGGGGTGCCGCGCCGGGCGGTGCTGTCGTCGGTGGCGTTCGGTTTCGTCTCCGTACTGCTGAATCTGCTGTGGCCGGACACCGTCTTCCTCTACATGCTCAATTCGGTCGGCGCGGTGCTGCTGTTCGTCTGGGGCCTGATCGCGGTGTCGCAGCTGCGGCTGCGGCGGCAGCTGGAGCGCACGGCGCCGGAGAAGCTGACGCTGCGCATGTGGGCGTTCCCGTATCTGACCTGGACGGCGCTGGCGGCCATGGCGGCGGTGCTGGTGCTGATGCTGACCGACGACGGGGCGCGGCCGCAGCTGCTGTGGTCGGCCGCCGCGACCGGTGCGGTGCTGGTGGTCGCGGGCGTACGGGAGCTGCGGGCGCGGCGGTCCGGCGGCTGA
- a CDS encoding biotin transporter BioY, whose translation MSTADATTRPGAVLADLLPAAGATRARARDAALIAGGAALTGIAAQIALPVPGSPVPVTGQTFAALLVGASLGAGRGFLSLGLYALLGMAGLPWFANGASGAGGATFGYVLGMLLAATAVGALARRGGDRGPLRTVGTMAVGTALIYAVGVPFLALSTGMPFGQAVAAGLVPFLIGDALKAALAMGALPTAWKLLGRRG comes from the coding sequence ATGAGCACTGCCGACGCAACCACCAGGCCCGGTGCGGTCCTGGCCGATCTGCTGCCCGCCGCCGGCGCCACCCGCGCCCGTGCCCGCGACGCCGCGCTGATCGCCGGCGGCGCCGCGCTCACCGGCATCGCCGCGCAGATCGCCCTCCCGGTCCCCGGCTCCCCGGTCCCGGTCACCGGCCAGACCTTCGCCGCGCTGCTCGTCGGCGCCTCGCTCGGCGCGGGCCGCGGCTTCCTGTCGCTCGGCCTGTACGCGCTGCTCGGCATGGCGGGCCTGCCCTGGTTCGCGAACGGTGCCTCCGGCGCGGGCGGCGCGACCTTCGGTTACGTCCTCGGCATGCTCCTCGCCGCCACCGCGGTCGGCGCGCTGGCCCGCCGCGGCGGCGATCGCGGCCCGCTGCGCACCGTCGGCACGATGGCCGTCGGCACGGCCCTGATCTACGCGGTCGGCGTCCCCTTCCTCGCGCTGAGCACCGGCATGCCGTTCGGCCAGGCCGTCGCGGCCGGTCTCGTCCCGTTCCTGATCGGCGACGCCCTCAAGGCCGCGCTGGCGATGGGCGCGCTGCCCACCGCGTGGAAGCTGCTCGGCCGCCGCGGCTGA